From the Ralstonia wenshanensis genome, the window GGGGAGGCAAACTCGCTGCGCTCAGACAGCCTCCCCTCTTTTTCCTCCCTGCAACAGAAATTCAAGGCGCCATCTAGGGCAGGGAAAGTCAAAGGCGAAACCATCGCAACACAAGCCCAAACGACAAGGCCAACCCCACGACGGGTTGGCCTTTTCTTTTGACGTTAGGCCCTTGATGGCGCCTTGAATTTTCGTAAGCGGGCGGAAACAAGACGGGAAACTGTCTGAGCGAAGCGAGTTTTTCCCGTCTCCGCCCGGTTACGAAAATTCAAGGGATGGGTCGCCATCTCGGGCGCGCCTTTCTTTTGCCTACTTTTCTTTGGCAAGACAAAGAAAAGTAGGTCGCCCCCGCCAGGGGACGAAACGGGCAAGAAACCAAAGCCAAAGGGAAACTCCACACTTCGAGTCCCAAACCCCATCCCCCGAGAACAAAACCCCTCGCTTGGCGTTCCGAACCCGACACGCCAAGCAAAAAGGCTCGCGCTCGGCGTTCCGAACCCCACACCGTCGAGAAAAAAACCTCACGCGTGGCGTTCCCGACTCTGCGGGCCGAGTCAAAAACCTCACACTTCGAGTTCCGGACTCGGCGTGCCGAGCAAATAGGCTCACGCTTGAGGTTCAGAACGCCATGCATGAGATTCCGAACTCGGCGTTCAGCGTCACGAACCCCATCATCGCAGTGCGAGCGTTACTGGATCACCAGCCCATTCGGCCCCACCACGCCCAGCTCCACATAGTGCGAGCCCGGGCGCGTACGGTCGGAAAAGTCCACCATGAATCCGCCCCCCACATCGAAATTGCGCAGATGGGCCAGCTCGCGGCGCACCTGGTCGCGCGTGGGCTTGGGGCCGGCGCGGCGCACGGCTTCGGCCAGCACCTTGGCGGCCACAAAGCCTTCTACCGCGCGGAATGAAAGTTCGACATCTCTGGCGCCCACGGCCGTGCGTGCTCGATTGAATTCGCGGATGACGGGGTTCACGCTCTTGCCGGGGTTCGGCATGACAAGTGCGAGGGAATAGCCGCGCACCGCATCGATGCCGGCCACCTTGAGCAGGATGCCCGGATCAATGGACGACAGCCCCAGGATCTGCGCACCGCCGCCGCGCGCGCGGTACTGCTTGATGAACTGCGCGGCGGGCTCCGCCGTGGCGCCGAGGAAAATGGCCTGCACATCGGAGCCGAGCAGCTTGTCGACGGCAGCGCTCACCGAGGCCGTATTGCGCGGGTATGAGGCGGTGGCCGCAATCGTTAGCTTGTAGGGCTTGAGCGTGCGCTCCACGCCGGCCAACACTTCCTTGCCCAGCGCATCGTCCTGATACAGCACCCCGATGCGCGTGACGCCGATGGTGACGAGCGCGCCTACCATCTTGTCCATCTCTTGCTGGTAGCTCGCCTTGATGGGAAACACCAGCGGATCGCCGGTCATGCTGGAGGCCCCGGTGGCGGGGCCGACCAGCGGCAGATTGGCTTCGGCCAGCACGCCGCTGCGCATGAGCGCTTCCACATTGGCGGTGCCGACCACGGTGAGCGCCGCCACGGGGTTGTCGATCTTGGCCATGTCGCGCACGTTGCGCAGGGTCTGCTCGACCTTCTGCTCGTCGTCGCGGGCGACCAGGCGGATGGTCTCGCCGTTGATGCCGCCATCGAGGTTGAGCCAGTCGAAATACAGCCGGGCCCCGGCATTGAGCGCCCGCCCCGTCGCGGCTTGTGTGCCGGACAGCGGCAAGGACTGGATGAT encodes:
- a CDS encoding ABC transporter substrate-binding protein encodes the protein MAALTAPAARADISIIQSLPLSGTQAATGRALNAGARLYFDWLNLDGGINGETIRLVARDDEQKVEQTLRNVRDMAKIDNPVAALTVVGTANVEALMRSGVLAEANLPLVGPATGASSMTGDPLVFPIKASYQQEMDKMVGALVTIGVTRIGVLYQDDALGKEVLAGVERTLKPYKLTIAATASYPRNTASVSAAVDKLLGSDVQAIFLGATAEPAAQFIKQYRARGGGAQILGLSSIDPGILLKVAGIDAVRGYSLALVMPNPGKSVNPVIREFNRARTAVGARDVELSFRAVEGFVAAKVLAEAVRRAGPKPTRDQVRRELAHLRNFDVGGGFMVDFSDRTRPGSHYVELGVVGPNGLVIQ